The following coding sequences are from one bacterium window:
- a CDS encoding helix-turn-helix transcriptional regulator translates to MTAIERAIRHEPAHKWTLEELCALSGWSKSALNPRVKEATGYSSMEYVLVVRLELAKQSLSHSDVPITAIAMDLGFSSSQHFSTAFRQRMGLSPSAFRQNTRPFMSLAGAVSLDEKLSTRKGFSKK, encoded by the coding sequence GTGACAGCCATTGAACGGGCCATCCGCCATGAACCCGCACACAAGTGGACGCTTGAGGAGCTCTGCGCATTGAGTGGCTGGAGCAAATCGGCGCTGAATCCACGGGTGAAAGAGGCAACGGGGTATTCAAGCATGGAATATGTGCTTGTGGTAAGGCTGGAACTCGCCAAGCAAAGTTTGAGTCACAGCGATGTTCCCATCACCGCGATTGCCATGGACCTTGGATTTTCATCCAGTCAGCACTTTTCGACGGCATTCCGGCAACGCATGGGCCTTTCACCCTCCGCGTTTAGGCAGAACACCCGTCCATTCATGAGTCTGGCTGGGGCCGTATCCCTCGACGAAAAACTATCCACCCGAAAAGGCTTCTCAAAAAAATGA